The genome window TAACTTACAGTCTGATCCAAACTCCACTGAAAAAAGTGTCAATTTTAAtccaaacatttcaaaataaaatctagGTTATTCTCCCTGAATGTTCCAGACTTCACCGAAGAAACTGTAAATTTGAATCAAAAATTCTGTCGCAGTGAACACACCTGACGAGGAGAGGAAGTGTTCCTGTCGTGTCGAagtgaatactttctgaagttggaccaggaaacagaaTCAGTCCTCAACTCTGaagttacaaaaacacacagtgtttgatGATGGCGAGCGCATCCAGTTTATCTGttacactgaacactgaactaTCACATACAGTTAACTATAACAAGATAACAACACTAAATTAGACccaaatttcagtttcatttatttttcactttatttactTCATAAAAGTCCAGAGAGAGTTTTCTTTTGATTAAACATGTTTGAAGGCATTTCAACATGTATTTGTGTTGAGTAGTAGAATAACATGTTCCTGATCACAGTGATCAGCCTCCTCTGTACCAGATCAACTGATgctgtcctgtctctctgttttcctccaggAGCTCGAGTTGAAGCTGCTCAGCCGGTTCCTCTcgacctgcagcagcacagagttCCCAGCTCACCTGAGTTCGTTCTGCAGAGCGTCACCTGGAAATACTTCATGTGCACGGCGTGCGGTAAATCCTTCACCACGCAGAGCAACCTCAAATCCCACTACCGCATCCACACGGGGGAGAAACCGTTCTCCTGCAGCGTCTGCGGCCGAGCCTTCCGGCAGAGGCGGAGCATGCAGAGCCACATGCGCACGCACACCGGCGAGCGTCCATTCGAGTGTCCACAGTGCGGGAAGTGTTTTTCCAAACAGGCGCAGCTAAAGACGCACTCCATCATCCACACCGGGGAGAAACCGTATGGCTGTGAGGTGTGCGGCCGCCGCTTCAATGTGCTGCAGAACCTGCACCGCCATGCGCACACCCACACCGGCAAGAAGATCTTCGTCTGCAACGTGTGCGGGAAAGGCTTCACCCGCGCCGTCACACTCAAAACCCACGAGCTCATCCACACTGGCCAGAAACCCTTCAAGTGTGAGGAGTGCCCTAAGACCTTCCGCCACGCCGTCAACCTCAAGAACCACCAGAGGATCCACAGCGGCGTGCGGCCCTTCAGCTGCGACCTCTGCGGAAAGAGCTTCCGCCAGTCGGTGAACCTGAAGATCCACCGCCGGATCCACACGGGCGAACGCCCGTTCAGCTGCCAGGAGTGCGGCAAGACGTTCAGCCAGCAGAGCAGCCTGATCTCGCACGGCCGCACGCACTCCAACGAGAAGCCATTTGCCTGCGACTCCTGCGACAAGAAGTTCAACAATGCCAACAGCCTGAAGCTGCACCTGCGCGTCCACACCGGGGAGAAACCATATGCCTGCGACATCTGCGGGAAGGCCTTCAGCCAGGGCAGCCACCTGAGGACGCACAAGAGACACGTCCATGCCGGAGGGAAACAGTACATCTGCGACAAGTGTGGGAAGAGATACTCAGACCAACGCAACCTGAAGCTGCACAAGTGTGGCTACGCGTGAATGTGACGACACGACGGGAACACTTCCTCTCCTCGTCAGGTGTGTTCACTGCAACTGAATTTTTGATTCAAATTTACAGTTTCTTCGGTGAAGTCTGAAACATTCAGGGAGAATAACctagattttattttgaaatgtttggaTTAAAATTGACACTTTTTTCAGTGGAGTTTGGATCAGACTGTAAAGTTAATCTCAGATGTTTCTTTAATGGAGTTTTGAATATTCAGAGAAAAATGAACGTGAATGTGAGAtggaatttattttttcagttttacgTTAGACAGGAAGTGGACCTGttttaaccaatcagagctgaTGTATGTTGATGTGGGCGGAGCCTCTGCTTCAGGTGAACAGACACCTGAGTGATCCTTCAGTTtaactacattacccatgagcctcGGCCTCAACCAGCTCtgtcacagcagtgtttttgtggGAGTTGTAGTTGTTATGGACATGGcgcatgacctttgaccttttcagtgctgtgtctgatttattattgattattaggCAGACAGAGTTCCACCTGACTCCTGCCTGATATAAGCCCCGCCCACTGGATTGCAGTAATTTGATTGGTTGAATCTCTGACTTTAAGTTAATTATGTTGCTGAAATTGTAAATAAACACGcactttgttgctttttgtaTAATTTTATAGCCAATATTTTTCATGTGCttggaaaatatgaataaaatgtataGATGTCTGTAGAAGGAGCacatctgtctgcctctgtccagctgctgttaaaggaacagttccaCATTTTCAGCCTTTATCAGTCACATGACACAGAACAGCACGAGctatttcaatatttttattatttaatcacaatgtacaaaaaaagagaacatcATAGAAGATGTCTAAGCATTAAagcaggttaaaaaaagaaaaaaaaacaaatctaaaaatatcaatcctcaaaacaaaacaggtcaGAATTATCTATCTGAAGAGtaaaagtaatagtaatagATTACTTTTTAACAACAGttctcattatttatttaatcactgTGCTTTCAGAAATGAAAATCACTCTTTATTTCAGAGTTTAtcaaacataataaataaaataaaaccatcacATTAACTCACATCAGCAAACTGTAAattgtgattttaatgttggaaacaacaaaatcagaagaaaaaaacttgaATTCACAGCTGAAGACAGAAAACTCAAGCAGACTCATGTTTGAAGGAcgtttacatgtttttcttttaacctcatttatataaaatataaatacaacaaaaaattatttctataaattatttaattgaataatatttacatgtgtctcaaatatatttttcctctCGACGTCAAATTCCTAATCAATCTGACGTCACGCCGACGTATTCCGTCTTACGTTACCAGACCTGAGAACATGGCGCCTCTCCGCCCAGAGCTCACCTGTCACCGCCGAGGATGACAGCGGCCCGACTGTCCGTCTCTCCGCCGGCCTGAAGGCTCCGTGTCCCGGTATGAAGCTCCGGAGGAGTCCGCGGTCTGTTCACCGGAGAAGAGGAGCCGCAGCCGGGTTCGTTTCTGCCGAGCGGCGCCGACAGGAGCTCCACAGAGAGGAGGTAACGATAAGTTATTGATAACAAGACCGGAGACCAGCGGGgattactttcaaaataaaaccggAAACCAGCGGGATTACcgtcaaaataaaactggaaacaCTACAAGACCGGAAACCGGAAACactaaaaaatatgtttaatttgATGTATCGGGGAGAAAAAGACTTTGGAAAAGGTTGacttattttataaataaaaccttaaattatatatcttttAAAAATCAGGAAATCTGCCCTCAAGATACTTCCGGAAATGtctatttaaaaacaaataaaatacaaataaataaacaggctgCTAACATCTCCTCTCCACCAGGTCATATTTTCACACAAGGTTTTAATCTCCTTCATGATAAGAACCTGAGtagcaaataaaaaacataagtTAACTGTTATTAAACCAGAAACAAACTTCATGAGTAAGACCTTCAGTTTTTAAcaatatgttgttgttttttccaaacTTTTCATAATCACATGATGGAATCTTAAACTCATATTCATCCTATGTAATCACATATTTGTCTTTAAGTTTAcatctttaatgttttaaatgtggagAATCAAATCTTCATTCGCATAAAATCATAATATGGATGGACCTTAAATAATTCAGGTATCCAGGTAAAACATCAGGTTGTCTGGACATTAACTTGAGGAAACACGtgacttttaattattttaaatttcagacttttattttttacgtcagagacaggaagtgtgcTTGCTGTGGACGTTGGGGTGAAATGGAAAGAACTGATGATGGTTCCTTAGCAACCGTAAGAAACCCCGCCTTCTCTGCTGATGTCATCACTGGGGGTCAGCAGGTCACATGttcaggagagggagaggacattACCTGTGCACATCACTGCGACCCAGAAGGACCAATCAGAAGCTGCTCTGAtgtcacagagacagatgacCATCATGGGGCGGGGCTTAATACAACTGATGATGTCACCAGTACGTTACATACAGACAGGAAGAGTTCCTGCTCAGACAGTAAGGCGTCCCGCACCGAGGGGTCAAAGGTGAACCCTCGTCGCGAGCTGGATGGTCTCTGCAGTGGTGGAGCTACGGCCTCAGACTCTGGTTCACAGGACACGGACGTGACTTTTGACCTCCCGGAGGTCGGCTCCGATGACGAGGAGGCCTTCGTCACAGAGGAGCAGCCGGCAGGTCAGTCGACCCCGCCCACCGCCGCCGCTCCTCGCTCCAGGAACACATTTGAGTGCGGCCGCCGGCAGAGCGCTCCGAGCGAGCTGGGTCAGGACGACGGAGGAGAATCGGGGTCTGAGCTCCAGTCCAGGAGACCCGGGATCGTCGAGTACTTCAGCAGGTAAACAACTGCAGGATGTTTATCTCATAATATCCAGGCTGTACagaggcattctgggaaatgaatcactttgtgtgtgtgtgtgcagcaggaaGCAGCGATCCGTCAGTCATTGTGTTCCCGGGTGGAAGTTGTTTGGGAAAGTTCCTCCGAGACAGAGTCCATCCAAACAGGCCCAGGTCATCCAACAGGTATGAGAGCAGGTCACATGACCCTGATCACACCTGGTGTTAAAACTAAAACTCACCTGATGATGAAGCTCTGACAGATCCA of Lates calcarifer isolate ASB-BC8 unplaced genomic scaffold, TLL_Latcal_v3 _unitig_1979_quiver_622, whole genome shotgun sequence contains these proteins:
- the si:ch211-207i20.2 gene encoding zinc finger protein OZF; the protein is MSSSVALHTQLATVMESLVHAAVAELKKLVEDGGGFLLSLKVRTGSSGEEQLLPARVEAESREKMVLFASIMETLGNEALGKIMNIVDEAKLLVELESGRSSKRPQTSVLNILNKAQVELEHSYGVRLQSSDTDASTQTTKSEEEGAETPFILAVTVKDEHGNIDLGAIAERARVEAAQPVPLDLQQHRVPSSPEFVLQSVTWKYFMCTACGKSFTTQSNLKSHYRIHTGEKPFSCSVCGRAFRQRRSMQSHMRTHTGERPFECPQCGKCFSKQAQLKTHSIIHTGEKPYGCEVCGRRFNVLQNLHRHAHTHTGKKIFVCNVCGKGFTRAVTLKTHELIHTGQKPFKCEECPKTFRHAVNLKNHQRIHSGVRPFSCDLCGKSFRQSVNLKIHRRIHTGERPFSCQECGKTFSQQSSLISHGRTHSNEKPFACDSCDKKFNNANSLKLHLRVHTGEKPYACDICGKAFSQGSHLRTHKRHVHAGGKQYICDKCGKRYSDQRNLKLHKCGYA